cctcctgggcagcagagcttgtgcccacatggcagcagctgcctgggccagtgcctTTCTCAATgctctgctgcacacagccaatacattttccctgcccctgtgccaggggaatGCCCTGGGccagttcttctgtgaaatcccacacaTCCTCAAGCTCTCCTGCTCCAAATCCTACCTCAGGGAACTTGGGCTCATTGTCCTAAGTGCTTTTCtatattttgtctgttttgtgttcattgttttctcctatgtgcagatcttcagggctgtgctgaggatcccctctgagcagggtcggcacaaagccttttccacctgcctccctcacctggcCGTGCTCTCCCTGTTCCTCAGCACTGGCTTTTTTGCCAACCTGAGGcccccctccatctcctccccatccctggatctggcAGTGTCAGTTCTGTACTCAGTGGTGTCTccagccctgaaccccctcatctacagcctgaggaaccaggagctcaaggctgcCCTGAGAAAATTGATGACCTATTTTCAGAAGTAttaaactttctcttttctgctgcagagccttTTGAATGTAACTCTTTGGAATCTCAGCCTTAGTTTTCCCTATTTCTGCATTTATTCATTGGTAACTTTCTACTTTTGTGTGATTTACAAATACTGTAGTAttactttttgtatttctatatGAATATCTACCTTTCTTTTGAAACACAAAGACCTGCAAGAGGTCTGTTCCCtgtgcatttaaataaaaacaagtgcCTGCCCTGACCTGTGTGTCCAGGATCAttcctcagccttctctggcTCTGCAGTGAATGATTTTGAGTACCTTAACACCTCAAGGGTTAAAGGTTTGCAGGTTAAATGGGCTAACTTAATGCAGTTACTGCTGTGGAAAGTGTTTTATGTTCAACTGGATGTTGTATTAAATGCTTTTCCCAAGTTCCTTGGTTCTCTGTACTTTGCCAGTAAAATTCTGTGTGGTTTTCACCTCTGAGCTCTgttggtcagagcatggtgctgaTATCAGCGAGGCTGTGGCTTCAATGCCTGTGTGGGCCATTCACTTGACAGCTGGAATTGCTGGTCCTTGGGGGTCCCTTGCAACTAAGAATATTCTTTGCCTCTGTGTCCCTTGAGAATATCTGCTGGGGGTTTGTCCCGTGCACCAAAGGCAAGTCAAGGAGCCTTTGGTTGCCGCCATCACTGGAGTGTTGTGGCTGTTGCAGCCCCGCAGGCTCCCAGTGGCCTCTTGTTTCCGTCAGGCCCTGCTGGCTCCCGCTGGCCCTTGGTTCCATGAGGATCTGCAGGGTCCCACAGGttgatggcatttgtccttgctgcccctcacatccccctgccccacaaacagccccgagccccccgtgagggacaggccctgctgtgccaggcctgggctcagggcttggcctttctgctgcctccagccagccagggcttgctcagcattgcagttcctgCTCACAGCCTTTGGCTCCCTGCAGTCCtggcctccaggatctgctctccccactccctggggagcctttgcCACTCCCTGCCCTCACTGGGGCCACTgatgctccaagggacttggacTTTGCCTTTggactcctggagcagcttcttcacccttctctcagtgcctgaggctcctgggctcagccccaaatccagcctggggCTGATTCAAGTTAGAATCATGTCCTCACTTTCATTAACATGAGTTAATTACAAGCTCCTGGTTTCATTACTCCCTGTTCtggccccaaattccctttttcttagATCCAAAATAAACCTTTTTGGCCCCAAAATCACACTTTTGGGACCAAactatcattttattttttgcctaaCTCCCTTTTCAGGCAAGAGACTCCCCTTTGTTTTAATCCAAACTCTCACTTTAAGATCCAAATTGCCACTTTTTGTTGATCAAAAAAATCCTCACTTTTGGACACAAACTCCCTTTTATTCTGGctccaaatccccttttttatcccaaatctccctttcttcccccaaatttcccccctggCTGGCGTTGGCTCACCTGGGTTCACCTTTTAGCATCAGACTCCCATTGTTTTAATCCAAACTCTCAATTTTACATCTAAACTGCCCCTTTTTGTTGCTCAAACCCCCAGTTTTGGGCCAAACTGTTCCTTTTAGGAGCCAAGTTTCCCCTTTTGGGTCCACATTTCCTACCTGGGCACCCCAATTCACCTTTTGTTGTGGTAAAGTTGTTAGAATGTTGTTAAGTTAGTTTCTGTtagtagttgatagcttgaaatggATCTTTTCCCCTATTTTAGTTGTGATTCCCCCCCacacttctctttctcctatTGCTTACCTGAAGTCAGGTTCCCATGGTCACTgaagtttttctcctcagctccagggcgagaggccggatagagtaaagagaagaccctgctgccatttccagctgctggaagtttCGCTAGGCCGGGAAAGCACGGAGGTGACAGCAGaaagacccttctttccaacccGGGAGTTtgtaactctgtttttcctgtcccagaatgcctctgagctgtggaagctgagagggcattcttaccttccctttctttcccccctgtgctgccaggaaaccaagcccccctctctcctcctctgcccctctgtggagaatactcctacacctttgtggccatttgaagaagttgctgtctgttatttcttatcttgctgtgtgtaaccttgatttgtagaaagtttctAAGATGTACCAGCTGAGAAAAAGaattgtttctctctctgatgttccctccctctgagaaaccctgttaaaagagacccccagaccccaaatcctttgtctttcaccctttggattccccttcacagaaataaactgtggaatgcaaaccagggagagagtccccccctgatttctttactcgcttGCTAAGGCTCgaattcctgaagaaaatcagtgaaccccacaatCATGTGCTGGCTGGAAAccagagtgaagagaaacctcatcactgagccaGCCGGGCCACTCCGGGAGCTTCGAGTCAACCTTTTCTTGGCCCAAATTCTGCCTTTCAGTGCCGAAACTCCCCCTTCTGGGTCtaaacttccctttttttgggcACCCCAATTCTCCTTTTTTGGTCCATATTTCTGAGTACTGAACCCATATTCCGCTTTTTGTGTCCATGTTTCCCACTAGATCCCAAATTGCCCTGTTTTGCTCCAAACTTCCCATTTGGGCACtcaaattcctcttttttaGGCCAGAACTCTCCCTTTTACCACCAGATTTCCCCTTCTCGGTCCAAATTTCCCATCTGGGCACTCAAATacctattttttctcattttaattccACTTTTTGGGTCCAAATTTCTCACCAGAGTGCCCAAATTCCACCTTTTTGTTCTAAATTACCCCTTTTTGGTCTAAATTTCCCATCTGGGCACCCAAATTTTTTGGGCCTTTTTAGGCCCAAATTCTCCCTTTTTAGACAAAAACTCCCTTTTATTctggccccaaatcccctttttcatcccaaatcttCTTTTCTTGCCACAGATTTCCCCCCTGGCTGCCGTTGGCTCACCTGAGTTGATCTTTTAGCATCAGACTCCCATTGTTTTAATCCAAACTCTCATTTTTAACATCTAAACTGCCCCTTTTTGTTGCTCAAACCCCCAGTTTTGGGCCAAACTGTTCCTTTTGGGAGCCAAATTCCCCCTTCTGGGTCCACATTTCCCATCTGGGCACGCAAATTCACCTTTTTTGAgcccaaatttccattttttggaCCCAGATTGCCCTTTTTGGGTCCAAATTTCCCACCTGAGCACCCCAATTCTGCTTTTTTAGGCCCAAATTCTGCCTTTCAGTGCCAATGCTCCCCCTTCTGGGTCCAAACTTCCCTTTTTATGGGCACGCCAATTGTCCTATTTTCAGCCCAAATTTCTGGTTTTTGGACCcatattctgctttttgtgtcCAAGTTTCTCACTagatcccaaatttccctggtTTGGTCCAAACTTCCCATTTGGGCacacaaattttccttttttaggccaaaattcccctttttggACCCAAACTCCTTTTTCCAGGCCCAAACTCCtctttttcatcccaaatctcccctttttgccacaaatttcccccCTGGCTGCCATTGGCTCACCTGGGTTGATCTTTTAGCATCAGACTCTcgttggtttttttaatccaaactgTCATTTTTGGGTCTAAACAAACACTTTTTGATGCTCAAACCCCCAGTCTTGGGCCAAACTGTCCATTTTGGAACCACATTCCTCCTTCTGGGTCCAAATTTCCCATCTGGGCACTCAAATacctattttttctcattttaattttactttttgggTCGAATTTTCTCACCAGAGTGCCCAAATTCCACCTTTTTGTTCTAAATTACCCCTTTTTGGTCCAAATTTCCCATCTGGGCACCCAAATTCTCCCTTTTTAGCCCCAGATTCTCTCTTTTTGGACACAAACTTTCTTTTATTctggccccaaatcccctttttcatcccaaatttccctttcttgccccaaatttcccccctggTTACCATTGGCTCACCTGGGTTAACCTTTAacatcagactcccattgtTTTAAACCAAACTCTCATTTTTTACATCTAAACTGCCCCTTTTTGCTTCTCAAACACCAAGTTTTGGGCCAAACTGTTCCTTTTAGGagccaaattttcccttttgggTCCACGTTTCCTATCTGGGCACCCAAATTCACCTTTTTTTAGtccaaatttccattttttaaaccCCGATACCCTTTTTGGCATCCAAATTTTCACCTGAGTGCTCAAATTCCCACTTTTGAGcccaaattcccactttttGACCTTATCACCCCATTTCTTTGGCCTAAACTCCCTTTCTTCCTTCGAAACCTCCATTTCTTGCCCTAAATTTCCCCCCTGGCAGCCATTGGCTCACCTGGGTTGCCCTTT
The DNA window shown above is from Poecile atricapillus isolate bPoeAtr1 chromosome 32, bPoeAtr1.hap1, whole genome shotgun sequence and carries:
- the LOC131590214 gene encoding olfactory receptor 14J1-like — its product is MPNSSSFSHFLLLALADTRQLQLLHFCLFLGISLAALLGNILIISAIACSHHLHSPMFFFLLNLALTDLGCICTTVPKAMHNSLWDTREISYSGCAAQVFLFVFFISAEFSLLTIMCYDRYVSICKPLHYGTLLGSRACAHMAAAAWASAFLNALLHTANTFSLPLCQGNALGQFFCEIPHILKLSCSKSYLRELGLIVLSAFLYFVCFVFIVFSYVQIFRAVLRIPSEQGRHKAFSTCLPHLAVLSLFLSTGFFANLRPPSISSPSLDLAVSVLYSVVSPALNPLIYSLRNQELKAALRKLMTYFQKY